A genomic stretch from Bordetella sp. N includes:
- a CDS encoding tripartite tricarboxylate transporter substrate binding protein, with translation MRQIFLGLLRPLRPLRLLGRRTIRVMAAVAALMLAPAGVLAAYPSQPIHLITAFAAGSASDIVARLIGERLQRAMGQSVIVENKPGGSGQLAADYVARAAPDGYTIMLATNTTHSSNPFLFKSLRYDPVADFTPLVQVCNFPFVLVVSGKLPVTNVPALLAYGKQRRGSLNYAYGNSTGQISAASFDRLAGLEAAAIPYKSTPQAMTDIIGDRATFMFIDLASAAPQIKAGSLRALAVSTEKRSALAPDLPTVSEALGKPGFDLAAWVGIFGPAKMPEAVSQKLADALYAIVSAADIQQKLTEMGAEPTPARADEFGRFVVRQKSVWGEKVKQAGIEPE, from the coding sequence ATGAGGCAAATTTTCCTGGGCCTATTGCGCCCATTGCGCCCTTTACGCCTGCTGGGTCGGCGGACGATCCGGGTCATGGCCGCCGTCGCGGCGCTCATGCTGGCGCCGGCGGGCGTGCTGGCGGCGTATCCCAGTCAACCCATCCACCTGATCACGGCCTTCGCCGCCGGCAGCGCCAGCGACATCGTTGCGCGTCTGATAGGTGAACGGCTGCAACGCGCGATGGGTCAGAGCGTGATCGTGGAAAACAAGCCGGGGGGGTCCGGGCAACTGGCGGCCGACTACGTGGCGCGCGCCGCACCCGATGGGTACACCATCATGTTGGCCACGAACACGACCCATTCGTCCAATCCGTTCCTGTTCAAAAGTCTGCGCTACGACCCCGTCGCCGACTTCACGCCTTTGGTTCAGGTCTGCAACTTTCCCTTCGTGTTGGTGGTGAGCGGCAAGCTGCCGGTGACCAACGTGCCGGCGCTGCTCGCTTATGGCAAGCAGCGGCGCGGTTCGTTGAACTACGCCTACGGCAACAGCACAGGGCAGATTTCCGCGGCGTCGTTCGATCGGCTGGCGGGCCTGGAAGCCGCCGCCATTCCGTACAAGAGCACGCCGCAGGCCATGACGGACATCATCGGCGATCGGGCCACGTTCATGTTCATCGATCTGGCATCGGCGGCGCCGCAGATCAAGGCCGGCAGCCTTAGAGCGTTGGCGGTGTCGACCGAAAAGCGCAGCGCGCTGGCGCCCGATCTGCCTACCGTGTCGGAAGCGCTGGGCAAGCCAGGCTTTGACCTGGCCGCCTGGGTTGGCATATTCGGGCCCGCCAAGATGCCGGAAGCAGTGTCCCAAAAACTGGCGGATGCGCTCTATGCGATCGTCAGTGCCGCCGATATCCAGCAAAAGCTGACGGAAATGGGTGCCGAGCCCACGCCAGCGCGGGCCGACGAGTTCGGACGCTTCGTCGTGCGGCAGAAATCGGTGTGGGGTGAAAAGGTCAAGCAGGCCGGCATCGAGCCTGAATAG
- a CDS encoding acyclic terpene utilization AtuA family protein: MSPGEQRPDLLVGCAAGGSGDRTDAARPIVDELIANGGRGVLVFENLAERTLALAQLAKRANPQLGYEPLLEAELRPVLADCLRHGIAIVSNFGAANPKAAAALIQRLAAELGCPSPRIAVIEGDDLSDEAGQRLLQTLLPAEDRRRLLSPQAFVSANVYLGAFEIAQALRAGAQIVVSGRVADPALVLGPAIAHFDWTEEDLDKLAGATMAGHLLECGAQVTGGYFADPGRKEVEDLAHVGYPIAQIRQDGSFVITKPSGTGGVVEIRTVKEQLLYEVHDPAAYLTPDVTADIMQAELRQIGPNRVEVRGVRGHARPPTLKALVYFEGGWLGEAEISYAGPHAEARARLAMEVVRQRMGQAMALRFDLIGSLSVFGDDGGHGLAELAAGEGPDHADIRLRVAGRHADSAEIDRMLREVYSLWLCGPAGGGGVRTAKRQRLSNVACYVPRDLVAARFRILE, encoded by the coding sequence ATGAGCCCCGGAGAACAGAGACCGGACTTGCTGGTGGGCTGCGCCGCCGGCGGATCGGGTGACAGGACCGATGCCGCAAGGCCCATCGTGGACGAGCTGATCGCGAATGGCGGCCGCGGCGTACTGGTGTTCGAGAACCTGGCGGAACGCACTCTGGCGCTGGCACAACTGGCGAAGCGGGCCAACCCGCAACTCGGTTACGAACCTCTGCTGGAAGCGGAGCTGCGTCCGGTGCTGGCGGATTGCCTTCGTCACGGCATCGCCATCGTCAGCAACTTCGGGGCCGCCAATCCGAAGGCCGCGGCAGCGCTGATTCAGCGGCTCGCCGCGGAGTTGGGTTGCCCGTCACCCCGCATCGCCGTTATCGAAGGCGATGACTTGTCGGATGAGGCAGGGCAGCGTCTTTTGCAGACACTGTTGCCGGCCGAAGACCGGCGCCGGCTACTTTCCCCGCAAGCTTTCGTCAGTGCCAACGTCTATCTGGGCGCCTTCGAAATCGCCCAGGCGCTGCGTGCCGGTGCGCAAATCGTCGTAAGCGGTCGCGTGGCCGACCCCGCCCTGGTCCTGGGGCCTGCCATCGCCCATTTCGACTGGACCGAAGAGGACCTGGACAAGCTCGCCGGCGCCACCATGGCGGGACATCTGCTGGAGTGCGGCGCCCAGGTCACCGGCGGCTACTTCGCCGACCCTGGTCGCAAGGAAGTCGAGGACCTTGCTCACGTGGGATATCCCATTGCGCAGATTCGCCAGGACGGCTCGTTTGTCATCACCAAGCCGAGCGGCACCGGCGGCGTCGTGGAAATCAGGACGGTGAAGGAACAGCTCTTGTACGAAGTGCATGACCCCGCCGCTTATCTGACGCCTGATGTCACCGCCGACATCATGCAGGCGGAGCTGCGGCAGATCGGCCCGAACCGTGTGGAAGTGCGTGGGGTACGGGGGCATGCCAGGCCACCCACGCTCAAGGCGCTTGTGTACTTCGAAGGCGGATGGCTGGGCGAGGCCGAAATTTCCTATGCCGGGCCGCATGCCGAAGCGCGCGCACGCCTGGCGATGGAGGTCGTGCGCCAGCGCATGGGTCAGGCGATGGCCCTGCGCTTCGACCTGATCGGCAGTTTGAGCGTGTTTGGCGATGATGGCGGCCATGGGCTCGCCGAGCTGGCCGCGGGCGAGGGGCCGGACCACGCGGACATCAGGCTGCGCGTCGCTGGTCGGCATGCCGACTCCGCCGAGATAGATCGCATGCTGAGGGAGGTGTATTCCTTGTGGTTGTGCGGACCGGCGGGCGGTGGCGGTGTGCGCACTGCCAAACGCCAGCGCCTGTCCAACGTCGCCTGTTATGTGCCCAGAGACCTGGTGGCAGCCCGTTTTCGCATCCTGGAGTAA
- a CDS encoding tripartite tricarboxylate transporter substrate binding protein — MIRRDFLKRGAVAVAGWPLIQQDAWAQGLSSQPIRLVVPFSPGSATDNIARLLTREMQLALGQPIVVENRPGAQGTVGAEAVARSAPDGNTLLVASVSLAAAPSTLKSVPFDPVADFTTVGLFASTPLVLVARADMPATNVAALIAYARAHPGKISAGYGSSSSQVCAAQLIKVGGFDALLVPYKSIPLATNDLLGGTLQFTFLDLGSALAQVKSGRLRALAVTTAQRSPLAPDWPAMAESLRDFEPIDAWIGLMAPKGLPGPVTQRLYSAISRAVADADVKAKMALQGFAPALVAPEQAGGYVEAEVRKWSRLCRQAGIQPE, encoded by the coding sequence ATGATCCGTCGAGACTTCCTGAAGCGTGGCGCCGTGGCCGTTGCGGGCTGGCCGCTGATCCAGCAGGATGCGTGGGCACAAGGGCTATCGTCGCAGCCGATACGGCTGGTGGTTCCTTTTTCGCCCGGCAGCGCGACCGACAATATCGCGCGCCTGTTGACGAGGGAGATGCAGCTTGCGCTGGGCCAGCCCATCGTCGTGGAGAATCGCCCCGGCGCGCAAGGTACCGTGGGCGCGGAGGCGGTAGCCCGTAGCGCACCCGATGGCAATACGCTGTTGGTGGCCTCGGTCTCGCTGGCCGCGGCGCCAAGCACGCTCAAGAGTGTCCCCTTCGACCCCGTTGCCGACTTCACCACCGTGGGCCTGTTTGCCAGCACGCCGCTGGTGCTGGTGGCGCGTGCGGATATGCCGGCCACGAACGTCGCGGCGCTGATCGCGTATGCGCGCGCGCATCCGGGCAAGATCAGCGCGGGCTATGGGTCGTCCAGCTCGCAGGTCTGCGCGGCGCAATTGATCAAGGTCGGTGGTTTCGATGCCCTGCTGGTTCCCTACAAGAGCATCCCGCTGGCCACGAATGACCTTCTCGGCGGGACCTTGCAGTTCACGTTTCTCGACCTGGGCAGTGCATTGGCCCAGGTCAAGTCAGGGCGGCTGCGGGCGCTTGCCGTGACCACCGCGCAACGCAGTCCCTTGGCGCCGGATTGGCCCGCGATGGCGGAATCCTTGCGGGACTTCGAGCCCATCGATGCATGGATAGGCTTGATGGCCCCCAAGGGTTTGCCAGGCCCCGTCACACAGCGTCTGTACAGCGCGATCAGCCGTGCCGTGGCGGACGCTGACGTGAAGGCAAAGATGGCCCTGCAAGGATTTGCGCCGGCTCTGGTAGCCCCCGAGCAGGCCGGGGGCTATGTCGAAGCTGAAGTCAGGAAGTGGTCGCGCTTATGCCGACAGGCGGGTATTCAGCCCGAATGA
- a CDS encoding methyl-accepting chemotaxis protein, translated as MKLSNLKIGTRLVLGFAIVLLLLLCASTFGMFQLRSLAEANRVTLEKPLIKERLAADWSRNTFGAIRRTSAIAKSSDDSLVPYFAKDAADVTASTDKITKQVEALLDSDEERALFADIGRVRQKYMESRNAVMKAKAAGNLAEASRVFDQEYGPAAQQYEERIQAFVMTQRATIDAAKQSIQELYQRDVQLLIVIVVLGLALGVACAVLITRGIVRPISYAVRVADAVAGGDLTQRIEVTARDETGHLLMALRTMNTNLSRTVGGIRTGAETISMASSEIAAGNADLSSRTEEQAASLEETAASMEQMASTVKQNADNARQANKLAASASEVAQRGGSAVAEVVETMNAISSSSGKMSEIVAVIDGIAFQTNILALNAAVEAARAGEQGKGFAVVAGEVRTLAQRSANAAKEIKGLIEDSVGKVSMGAGQVERAGTTMREIVTSVQRVTDIMGEITMASDEQARGVDQVNIAISQMDEVTQQNAALVEESAAAAGAMQDQAAELVRAVSTFKIATAEVIDASIIRAEYPPVGISATTS; from the coding sequence GTGAAATTGTCCAATCTGAAAATTGGCACCCGCCTTGTGCTGGGTTTCGCCATCGTCCTCCTCCTTTTGCTGTGCGCCTCGACGTTTGGCATGTTCCAGCTGCGCAGCCTTGCGGAAGCCAACCGCGTCACGCTGGAAAAGCCCCTGATCAAGGAACGATTGGCGGCCGACTGGAGCCGCAATACTTTCGGCGCGATCCGCCGGACGTCGGCCATCGCGAAAAGCAGCGACGATTCGCTGGTTCCCTACTTCGCCAAGGATGCTGCGGACGTAACGGCCTCGACCGACAAGATCACCAAGCAGGTCGAAGCACTGCTGGACAGCGATGAAGAACGCGCCCTCTTTGCCGATATCGGCCGCGTGCGCCAGAAGTATATGGAGTCCCGCAACGCCGTCATGAAGGCAAAGGCGGCAGGCAATCTTGCGGAGGCCAGCCGCGTATTCGATCAGGAATACGGCCCCGCCGCACAGCAATACGAAGAACGCATCCAGGCCTTCGTCATGACGCAACGAGCCACCATCGACGCGGCCAAGCAAAGCATCCAGGAACTCTACCAACGCGACGTGCAGTTGCTGATCGTGATCGTGGTGCTAGGCCTGGCGCTGGGCGTGGCCTGCGCCGTCTTGATCACCCGCGGCATCGTGCGCCCCATCTCCTACGCGGTGCGCGTCGCGGATGCCGTGGCGGGCGGCGACCTTACGCAACGCATCGAGGTCACCGCGCGCGATGAAACGGGTCACCTGCTGATGGCCCTGCGCACGATGAACACCAATCTGTCGCGCACGGTGGGCGGCATCCGCACCGGCGCGGAGACCATCTCCATGGCATCCAGCGAGATCGCCGCGGGCAACGCCGACCTGTCGTCGCGTACCGAAGAGCAGGCCGCGTCCCTGGAAGAAACGGCCGCCTCGATGGAGCAGATGGCGTCCACCGTGAAGCAGAATGCCGACAATGCGCGCCAGGCCAACAAGCTGGCCGCCAGCGCGTCTGAAGTGGCGCAGCGTGGCGGCTCGGCGGTGGCCGAGGTCGTGGAAACCATGAACGCCATCTCGTCCAGTTCCGGCAAGATGTCGGAAATCGTCGCGGTGATCGACGGTATTGCCTTCCAGACCAACATCCTGGCACTGAACGCCGCCGTGGAAGCCGCAAGAGCAGGCGAACAGGGCAAGGGCTTCGCGGTCGTGGCCGGCGAAGTGCGCACCTTGGCGCAGCGCAGCGCCAACGCCGCCAAGGAAATCAAAGGCCTGATCGAGGATTCCGTCGGCAAGGTCAGCATGGGCGCCGGCCAGGTCGAGCGCGCCGGCACCACCATGCGCGAGATCGTCACCTCCGTGCAGCGCGTCACCGACATCATGGGCGAGATCACCATGGCTTCGGATGAACAGGCCCGCGGCGTCGACCAGGTCAACATCGCCATTTCGCAGATGGATGAAGTGACCCAGCAGAACGCGGCCCTGGTCGAGGAATCCGCCGCCGCCGCCGGCGCCATGCAGGATCAGGCGGCAGAACTGGTGCGCGCGGTCTCCACCTTCAAGATCGCCACCGCCGAGGTCATCGATGCCTCGATCATTCGGGCTGAATACCCGCCTGTCGGCATAAGCGCGACCACTTCCTGA
- a CDS encoding autotransporter outer membrane beta-barrel domain-containing protein, whose translation MAADLTVAPGSTQVLDNSVSYPGGVDVNGGTLVIGGNGGGAGVTLDGNVNANSNGTIAGFGSVDGDLSVTGNSHVAPGYAVGTPTGVSNGNLIVTGNLSMSNAAYDFETGYAGLPITQPGTGDNITVRGNVDLNNVTLNVTVNTLGVNAGYYRILSYGGTLSGNGMTLGSVSGDSVPGATIQTLTGDKQINLILGPSTTNLWNGDGLASATRAGGGSGTWTAASTNWNSPANATGALPDGGYAIFTGSTGTVTVDNGAGAVRVSGIQFASDRYRVQGAPITLVANGGNPPAIVVGDGTLASAQYVDTIDNPLQGTSGFVKTGPGSVILNGDSSGLSGPILIADGALELNGKLNGPVDIGREVVLAGVGQLGTTTLYPTAVISPGNDGSPIGELTINGNLTFGQDSIYRVHADPASSASDHIHVTGVAYLDGTVAHVGPDGNYAPLATYNILTADGGIQGQFTGASSAYAFLTPTLTYDAKNAFLTLSRNGVPIGSVGNTGNQSSVGGALDNEAPPASSSGSGSSTSGNGATTTTGTSTAPSGSGTTNASSGATSTTTASGLPATSAIDALASLAPANSGAGQVATAVLSMTPAEARAALAMLSGEAYASTTSVLQSLGDTVRTVPLDHFRSNLDAAALPGNSTAQLGAPSANALPRSGAHPVWAQVFGNWRTFASDGNASRVSQSDGGLFIGGDGAVGNGWRLGGAVGYIGSHSTVADVSSRTDVDSYTATLFGGRNFAAGPGDIRFTAGAAYTWHDIETKRNVAVGSLSQQLDSSYHASSTQLFTELGYKLPLGDAYTVEPFAGVAWNQLRTRDFAESGGSAALHGDGQRDDVTSTTLGVRGAWLFGSDREPGRLTASLGWRHAMGDVNPKQALAFDGGTTFSVAGVPIARDAAVLGLGAEVAITRNTTAGISYDGQFGGGNRQHSGVFKLAMRF comes from the coding sequence ATGGCCGCCGACCTGACGGTAGCGCCGGGAAGTACCCAGGTGCTCGACAACTCGGTCAGCTATCCCGGCGGCGTCGATGTCAACGGCGGCACGCTGGTCATCGGCGGCAACGGCGGTGGCGCGGGAGTCACGCTCGATGGCAACGTCAACGCCAACTCGAACGGCACGATCGCGGGCTTCGGCTCGGTCGATGGTGATCTGAGCGTCACGGGCAATTCGCATGTCGCACCGGGCTACGCCGTCGGTACGCCGACCGGTGTGTCCAACGGCAACCTGATCGTGACCGGCAACCTGTCGATGAGCAACGCCGCGTACGACTTCGAGACCGGCTACGCAGGACTGCCCATCACTCAACCGGGCACAGGCGACAACATCACCGTGCGCGGCAACGTCGACCTCAATAACGTCACCTTGAACGTCACGGTGAACACCCTGGGGGTCAACGCCGGCTACTACCGCATCCTGTCCTACGGTGGCACATTGAGCGGCAACGGCATGACCTTGGGTTCGGTCAGCGGCGATTCCGTGCCGGGCGCGACCATCCAGACACTCACTGGCGACAAGCAGATCAACCTTATTCTCGGCCCCAGCACCACCAATTTGTGGAACGGCGACGGCCTGGCGTCGGCCACCCGGGCGGGCGGCGGCAGCGGCACCTGGACCGCGGCCAGCACCAACTGGAACAGCCCTGCCAACGCCACCGGCGCCCTGCCCGACGGCGGCTATGCCATCTTCACCGGCAGCACGGGCACGGTGACCGTCGACAACGGCGCCGGTGCGGTGCGCGTGTCGGGCATACAGTTCGCCAGCGACCGCTACCGCGTGCAAGGCGCGCCCATCACCCTGGTCGCCAACGGCGGCAATCCGCCAGCCATTGTCGTCGGTGACGGCACGCTTGCTTCCGCGCAGTATGTCGACACCATCGACAACCCCTTGCAAGGCACCAGCGGCTTCGTCAAGACCGGCCCCGGCTCGGTGATCCTCAATGGAGACAGCAGCGGCCTGAGCGGTCCCATCCTGATCGCCGACGGCGCTTTGGAACTGAACGGCAAGTTGAACGGGCCGGTCGACATCGGGCGCGAAGTCGTGCTCGCCGGTGTGGGCCAGCTGGGCACCACCACGCTGTATCCCACTGCCGTCATCTCGCCTGGCAACGACGGCTCGCCCATCGGTGAACTCACCATCAACGGCAACCTGACCTTCGGCCAGGACTCGATCTATCGCGTGCATGCCGACCCGGCCAGCAGCGCCAGCGACCACATCCACGTCACCGGCGTCGCCTATCTGGACGGCACCGTGGCGCACGTCGGCCCCGACGGCAACTATGCCCCGCTGGCGACGTACAACATCCTGACCGCTGACGGCGGCATACAGGGCCAGTTCACGGGCGCGTCGAGCGCGTATGCCTTCCTTACCCCTACACTCACCTACGACGCCAAGAACGCCTTCCTGACGCTCTCCCGCAACGGCGTGCCGATAGGCAGCGTGGGCAACACGGGCAACCAGAGCAGCGTGGGCGGCGCGCTGGATAACGAAGCGCCGCCTGCAAGCAGTAGTGGCAGCGGATCCTCGACGAGCGGCAATGGCGCAACGACCACGACCGGTACCTCGACTGCCCCGAGTGGATCAGGCACCACGAATGCTTCCTCCGGCGCGACGTCCACGACAACGGCAAGCGGCCTGCCCGCCACCAGCGCCATCGACGCCTTGGCGAGCCTCGCGCCTGCCAACAGTGGCGCGGGCCAGGTAGCCACCGCGGTCCTGTCCATGACGCCGGCCGAAGCACGCGCGGCTCTGGCCATGCTCTCGGGCGAAGCCTACGCAAGCACCACCAGCGTGTTGCAGAGCCTCGGCGATACCGTGCGCACGGTGCCGCTGGACCACTTCCGCAGCAATCTCGACGCGGCGGCGCTGCCTGGCAACAGCACGGCGCAATTGGGCGCGCCATCCGCCAACGCGTTGCCGCGTAGCGGTGCGCATCCCGTCTGGGCGCAGGTGTTCGGTAATTGGCGGACCTTTGCCAGCGACGGCAATGCGTCGCGCGTGAGCCAATCGGATGGCGGCCTGTTCATTGGCGGCGATGGCGCCGTCGGCAACGGCTGGCGCCTGGGCGGCGCGGTGGGCTACATCGGCAGCCACAGCACGGTGGCCGATGTCTCGTCGCGCACCGACGTCGACAGCTATACCGCAACCCTGTTCGGCGGACGCAACTTCGCCGCCGGGCCTGGCGACATCCGCTTCACGGCGGGCGCGGCTTATACGTGGCACGACATCGAAACGAAGCGCAACGTGGCGGTGGGCAGCCTGAGCCAACAGCTCGACTCGTCCTATCACGCGTCTTCCACGCAGCTGTTCACCGAGCTGGGCTACAAGCTGCCACTGGGTGACGCGTACACCGTCGAGCCCTTCGCCGGCGTGGCGTGGAACCAGCTGCGCACCCGCGACTTTGCCGAGTCGGGCGGTAGCGCCGCCCTGCACGGAGACGGGCAACGCGATGACGTGACCAGCACCACCCTGGGCGTGCGCGGCGCCTGGCTGTTCGGTTCCGACCGCGAGCCCGGCCGCCTGACCGCAAGCTTGGGCTGGCGCCATGCGATGGGCGACGTGAACCCGAAGCAGGCCCTGGCTTTCGACGGCGGCACCACGTTCTCGGTGGCCGGCGTTCCCATCGCGCGCGATGCCGCCGTGCTGGGACTGGGTGCTGAGGTGGCCATCACGCGCAACACGACGGCCGGCATCAGCTATGACGGCCAGTTCGGCGGTGGCAACCGCCAGCACTCGGGCGTGTTCAAGCTGGCCATGCGGTTCTAA
- a CDS encoding GH92 family glycosyl hydrolase, with protein MNVDRFKLAGVCAAVLAVFTLAACGGGDGDDKPADGASTSTSSGTGTGTGTGSGSGSDTATTGPTLGTLTQYVNPLIGTAPGSSPNPTGHGAGGNTLPAAGLPAGMVQWGPDTNTSPAAATTLEPGSPAGYYYDLNTIAGFSMTHMSGTGGQGNDGEFPILPTVGPSITTSSFSHDNEHAAPGYYAVKLDNQVNVELTATLRTGFGRFTYPAGKPALVVIDSTHNNTRTGQAGSISQMDDHTLQGSTIGGGFEGNSTLVPVYFYAQFDQPFTSSSISNGVATMSFNPGAKVQMKIGISYVSVTNARQNLEAENTGWDFDTVRYAADAEWQKRLATVQVTGGSKDDLTKFYTAFYHVLWAPSVFNDVNGQYMGLDKTVHKLETGQSAQYSGISGWDIYRSLIPLKAFLFPNETSDLAQSLVNDAKQCGAIPHWVNDNYEAGVMPGDAGSLMVAGAYAFGATNFDKATALQYMIKQANVSGTACNGTATNGGRNSYLKYGYITDSENGIASSTLEYASSDFAISQFAGALGNTTMQKTIGIRSAYWMNLLNTSLTPPLIVARTTGGAYDNETQTSTDNYDQGDAEQYTWMVPHNIGGLMSQLGTQTAVNARLDSFFTQTNAGTSAPYLYVGNEPGFATPWFYNWSGQPASTQALIQRIVQNEFTTEPGGLPGNDDMGATSSWYMWAAMGMYPTIPAVGGFTISSPQFSSVKVALENGKTMQINASGAPASAYVQGLSVNGTAQTSTWVPLSAVQDGGTLDFAMTTSPSSWGTGANDAPPSYAIANAATMADAFNGRSAGVDGVANTDGTGADFDGQRNVYSATFMPTAGSTVTYGGANFTWGNASNGLDNVLPQGQTITIPGAPVGGSLVVLGAANNGPSTGTFTLTFTDGTTQQQAISVSDWTSGTQFGTRVITSSHRNNSAGSADTTPAYVYEQAFPLPAGKTLASVTLPTHVSAGKMHIFGLSVAP; from the coding sequence ATGAACGTTGATAGATTCAAGCTGGCCGGCGTTTGCGCGGCCGTCCTGGCTGTATTCACACTGGCAGCTTGCGGCGGCGGCGACGGTGACGATAAGCCCGCCGACGGCGCGTCGACTTCGACGTCCTCCGGAACCGGCACTGGCACGGGTACCGGCAGCGGCAGCGGCAGCGACACTGCGACGACAGGCCCCACGCTAGGCACATTGACGCAGTACGTCAATCCGCTTATCGGCACCGCGCCGGGCAGCTCGCCCAATCCCACCGGCCATGGCGCGGGCGGCAACACGCTGCCCGCCGCCGGCCTGCCCGCCGGCATGGTGCAGTGGGGTCCGGACACCAACACCTCGCCGGCAGCCGCCACGACTCTGGAACCCGGCTCGCCGGCCGGCTACTACTACGACCTGAACACCATCGCCGGCTTCAGCATGACGCATATGAGCGGCACGGGCGGCCAGGGCAACGATGGCGAATTCCCCATCCTGCCGACCGTCGGACCGTCCATCACCACGTCATCGTTCTCCCACGACAACGAGCACGCGGCGCCCGGCTATTACGCCGTCAAGCTGGACAATCAGGTCAACGTCGAATTGACCGCCACGCTGCGCACCGGCTTCGGCCGTTTCACCTATCCGGCCGGCAAGCCCGCGCTGGTGGTGATCGACTCGACGCATAACAATACGCGCACCGGCCAGGCCGGCTCGATCAGCCAGATGGACGATCACACGCTGCAGGGCAGCACCATCGGCGGCGGCTTCGAAGGCAATAGCACCCTGGTGCCGGTGTACTTCTACGCGCAGTTCGACCAGCCCTTCACCAGTTCGTCCATCAGCAACGGCGTGGCGACGATGTCCTTCAATCCGGGCGCCAAGGTGCAGATGAAGATCGGCATCTCCTACGTCAGCGTCACCAACGCCCGGCAAAACCTGGAAGCGGAAAACACCGGCTGGGACTTCGATACCGTGCGCTACGCCGCCGATGCCGAATGGCAAAAGCGCCTGGCCACGGTGCAGGTGACCGGCGGCTCCAAGGACGACCTGACCAAGTTCTACACCGCCTTCTACCACGTGCTGTGGGCGCCCAGCGTCTTCAACGACGTCAACGGCCAGTACATGGGCCTGGACAAGACCGTGCACAAGCTGGAAACGGGCCAGTCGGCACAGTACTCCGGCATCTCGGGCTGGGACATCTATCGTTCCCTGATTCCGCTGAAGGCCTTCCTGTTCCCCAACGAAACCAGTGATCTGGCCCAATCGTTGGTGAATGACGCGAAGCAGTGCGGCGCCATTCCGCACTGGGTCAACGACAACTACGAAGCCGGCGTGATGCCGGGCGACGCCGGTTCGCTGATGGTCGCCGGCGCTTACGCGTTCGGCGCAACCAACTTCGACAAAGCCACCGCCCTGCAATACATGATCAAGCAGGCCAACGTGTCGGGCACCGCGTGCAACGGCACCGCCACCAACGGCGGCCGCAACAGCTACCTGAAGTACGGCTACATCACGGACAGCGAGAACGGCATCGCTTCGTCGACGCTGGAATACGCCAGCAGCGACTTCGCCATTTCGCAGTTCGCCGGCGCGCTGGGCAACACGACCATGCAGAAGACCATCGGCATCCGGTCGGCCTACTGGATGAACCTGCTGAACACGTCCCTGACCCCGCCGCTGATCGTGGCCCGCACCACGGGCGGCGCCTATGACAACGAGACGCAGACCAGCACGGACAACTACGACCAGGGTGACGCCGAGCAGTACACCTGGATGGTGCCCCACAACATCGGCGGCCTGATGTCCCAGCTGGGCACCCAGACGGCGGTCAACGCGCGCCTGGACTCGTTCTTCACCCAGACCAACGCGGGTACGAGCGCGCCCTACCTGTACGTCGGCAATGAACCCGGCTTCGCCACGCCCTGGTTCTACAACTGGTCGGGCCAACCCGCCAGCACGCAGGCTCTGATCCAGCGCATCGTGCAGAACGAGTTCACGACTGAGCCGGGCGGCCTGCCTGGCAACGACGACATGGGCGCGACGTCCAGCTGGTATATGTGGGCGGCGATGGGCATGTATCCCACCATTCCGGCGGTCGGCGGCTTCACCATCAGCAGCCCGCAGTTCTCGTCGGTCAAGGTCGCGCTGGAGAACGGCAAGACGATGCAGATCAACGCCAGCGGCGCGCCTGCATCGGCCTATGTGCAAGGCCTGTCGGTCAACGGCACCGCGCAGACGAGCACCTGGGTGCCCCTGTCGGCAGTGCAGGACGGCGGCACGCTGGACTTCGCCATGACCACGTCCCCGTCCTCCTGGGGCACCGGCGCCAACGACGCGCCGCCGTCCTACGCCATCGCCAACGCGGCGACCATGGCGGATGCCTTCAACGGCCGCTCCGCGGGTGTCGATGGCGTGGCGAACACCGACGGCACCGGTGCGGACTTCGATGGCCAGCGCAACGTCTACTCGGCCACCTTCATGCCCACGGCCGGTTCCACCGTCACGTATGGCGGCGCGAACTTCACGTGGGGCAATGCGAGCAACGGCCTGGACAACGTCTTGCCGCAAGGCCAGACCATCACGATCCCTGGCGCGCCCGTTGGCGGCAGCCTGGTCGTCCTGGGCGCGGCCAACAACGGTCCCAGCACCGGCACCTTCACCCTGACGTTCACCGACGGCACCACCCAGCAACAGGCGATCAGCGTCAGCGACTGGACCAGCGGCACGCAGTTCGGCACGCGCGTCATCACCAGCTCGCACCGCAACAACTCGGCTGGCTCGGCGGACACAACGCCTGCCTATGTTTATGAGCAGGCGTTCCCGCTGCCGGCAGGCAAGACCCTGGCAAGCGTCACCCTGCCCACGCACGTGTCGGCGGGCAAGATGCACATCTTTGGTTTGAGCGTCGCGCCATAA